A single region of the Mechercharimyces sp. CAU 1602 genome encodes:
- a CDS encoding diacylglycerol kinase family protein has protein sequence MWIAKLVKSFRFALEGLKYTLVTQRNMRIHIVVALGVLFFSLFLPIKKTEVLLLFMAIVLVLVAELFNTVVEAVVDMVTKEYHPLAKVAKDVAAGAVLLCAGLAVIIGISVFYPVMESVTLTAWRESNAPIDTRVTVVLVFDFFLTLLVKGFMVRAKKSAWEPSMTTSLSFCIATLIAMTMPKLYVALLVYTLAALIAYTRFRVNIRRTRPVVIGSLLGVAVALMGLRLL, from the coding sequence ATGTGGATTGCAAAACTGGTAAAAAGTTTCCGCTTTGCTTTGGAAGGATTAAAATATACCCTTGTCACCCAGCGCAATATGCGCATTCATATTGTCGTTGCATTAGGGGTCCTATTTTTTAGCCTCTTTCTTCCTATCAAGAAAACAGAGGTATTGCTTTTATTTATGGCTATCGTGTTAGTTTTAGTAGCAGAGCTGTTCAATACGGTAGTTGAAGCGGTTGTTGATATGGTGACGAAAGAGTATCACCCCCTTGCAAAAGTAGCCAAAGATGTGGCTGCGGGTGCCGTCCTTCTTTGTGCGGGTTTGGCAGTAATCATAGGTATTAGTGTGTTTTATCCCGTGATGGAATCAGTCACACTTACAGCATGGAGAGAATCAAACGCCCCCATTGATACGCGAGTGACGGTTGTGTTGGTCTTTGATTTCTTTTTGACGCTGTTAGTGAAAGGATTTATGGTGAGAGCAAAAAAGAGTGCGTGGGAACCGAGCATGACAACTTCCCTATCGTTTTGTATTGCCACTTTGATAGCGATGACCATGCCTAAGCTGTATGTGGCATTGTTGGTCTATACACTGGCTGCGTTAATTGCGTATACGCGTTTTCGTGTCAACATAAGACGAACGCGCCCAGTCGTGATTGGCTCTTTGCTTGGAGTAGCTGTTGCATTGATGGGCTTACGT